The genomic interval TTCGACACTCTACAATATTTAATGATAATAAGCTATCAGCATCCATATCCGTAAGACTTTGCAATTTTTCTAATTGTTTATTTAACTTATCCTGTAATGAATGTGACACCTCATAAGTTAATGCTTCAGCGATAAATGCAATCATTTCATATAATTGTTCCATGACCGGAAATACACGAAACATTTTTTCAGCAATCTCAGGGTGCTCTTGCCAACTTTGGCCATTGAAAGTAACTTGAGAAACTTTTTGACCAGCTCCCAAACAATCAAATACGGTACATCCCTTAAATCCTTTTTCTCTTAGACTCTCATGAATCTTACATCGAAAATCTCTTTGTAGATTAGGACAAGGTGTTCCAGCGATTTTATTGATTGCAAAATCACTTGATGCTGCAACATTAAGCGCTGTACAACAGAGTCCAAAGCAACTCGTACAATCAGCTTTTAAACTTTTTCTAAGATTTTTGGCTGTTTCATTATCCATTTTTATACCCTCTTAAAACTTCTTAATTTTCGATTAGAAAAAACCAACATCATTAGTCGTTGGTTTTTTGCTATGCATACATATTAGTATTAAAAGTTAAATCCTACCTTCGTTTCACTATCTGAATCCCAGGATAACTCTTTACTTTTTCGATTATCCGCTTTTAATTCGTTGCAAATATCTAATACGTCTACTTGCTGTTCATAATGCCATTGAAGCGCGACGGCATTATATACCTCGTTTAATTGTGCAAATGAAAAACCATCTGTTGAATTTGCAATCAGTGTTAGATCTTTTTTAGAGATTAGATTAGTAATGTTTTTCTTTAGTAAATATTGATAACGCATTTCTTGCGTTGGTCCTTTTATTTCATAAGCGCGATCAAATCGTCCTGAACGGTTAATAAGCGCTGGATCGATTTTTTCTGGATAATTTGTTGTTCCAATTAAAAAAATGCCTTCCTTAGACGTTGCCCCATCTAATGTATTAAGGAATACTGAACGTACTTCTTCTGGCATGGAGTCAATATCTTCAATAACTAAGACCATTGGCGCCATTTTCGCAACAGATGAAAATACTTCTTTAATCGAATAACTTGTTGTATATTCTGTAATTTGCCAGTATGCTACAGGTGCTGAAATACTGTTTGCAATCGATTTAACAAGCGTTGTTTTTCCGTTTCCGGGTTTACCATACAGTAAAATTCCTCGTTTATACGGAATTTGATACGTTTTGAAAAACTCTCCGCTGTTTGTGAAAAATTCATCAATCGAGCGGTAAATTTGCTTTTTCATAGACTCTTCTAAAAAAACATCCTCACGTGTAACTAGATTCGTAATCTTTTCTTTTTCATTTTCAACGCCGTCTTCCGTATCAATAAATACAGTTACATAATCTTTAATATATTCGCGTTTCCGCTTTAATACATACGTTAAAAAGTTCCCTAATACCTGTTCATTTTCCGCAAATACATAATCATGTTCCATATTGTCATGTGCTTGATAAATTGGCATTCGTACGAGCGCAATCTGATAGTCTGGATAATAGTATAAATGATTATTAATACTTGCTTTAACAAGGAATTCCATTTGCTTATCGTTATGATTAGATGAAATGACACCTGCTTCTACACAATCATACACAGTAGCAAGTGATTGAACACGATCAGGATGAATGATTAAATCTTCTTCAAGTACTTCCCAAATTTCATTAGAGGTTTCACCATCAGAAAATAGTTGAAATTCCTTTCCTGTTTCTTCTGTAAGCTTTTTTTGTATGTTATGAATAGCAAACGCATAATTATAATATTGTGGTGCCGATTCTATACTCGTTTTAGAAAATTGAATAATAGATTGATGGTTTACTTTACTCACTACATCCCTTCCTCTCTACGTAAATCACCTACAATTTTACATGAAAGGAATAAAAAAGAACACTAAAACCCATTTAAGGTTTAGTGTTCTTTTTCTTTAATCATACAAAGCGGATTTCGCTAACAGTGTAATCGTTGCATCATCCATTGGTGGATTGTGCAGTCCTGCACGAACGTCACAATAATAACGCTGTAGCGGATTGTTTCTCTGCAAGCTCTTTGCACCAACGACACGCATTGCTTTATCCACAACTGAAATAGCATGATTTGTAACAGAATGCTTCACCGCTCCTAATTCTTTCATTAAGAATGGACGCTGCTCTGGTTGTTGTTCCCACTTTTCAGCAACAGAGTAAAGAAAATGGCGTGCCTCTGCTAGTTCTAATTCGATTTCACCAATTGTACGTTGCACATTTGGCAAATCACGAATTGGGCTTGGAAGACTATTCGGCTTATACGTTTTCGCAAACTCAACGGCATAGTTCCTAGCTGCCGCAGCAATGCCTAAATAACACGCTGGAATATGTAAAAGCCACCCTTCACCTTGTTTCTTTCCTGGCTGCTGCCGCACAACTAAATACTTTTCTGGTACTGCTACATCTTGTAGTACTAAATCATGGCTGCCTGTTCCTTGCATAGATACCATATCCCATGTTTCTTCAATACTTACACCGTCTAGATTTCGATGAATTAAAAAAGTCCCCATGATCTCTTCTTCTGGTATCCAAGCTGTAACAAGAATAATGTCTAAAATATATGAAAGTGTCGTGAACGTTTTTCGTCCAGTGATACTCCATTGATTACCTTGTTTAGTGGCTATTGTCTCAGGACGTGCACCACGTGTAGGGCTGCCTGAATTCGGCTCTGTTGCCGCTGTATTCACAATCGCGCCCTTTGCTACTTCCTGAAAAAATTCATCCAGTACATCAGAATTCCATGGCTTTTTTTCAGTTAACGAAAGGACGGTCCCAACATGCCAGCCAATAGCTAATGCTGTCGGTCCACACTGAGTAGCAATCGCTTCTTGTGCTAGTAGGAAATCATATAACGAACCTCCGCTCCCACCGTATTCTTTCGCTAATGTTAATGTAGGATAACCGAACTCCTTAAGCTCTTTCATATTTTCAAAAGGAAAACCTCTTGATTCATCAAGTGCTTCAGCACGTTCTGAAAATAATTGAATGGCTGCATTTAAGCTATTGATATAATCCTCTTGTTCCTTTGATTGAAAAAATGGCACGTAACATCATCCTTCCTAATAAAACACAATATCTACTTTAATTCTATCACTTTAGTCAACGTTGCCGCTCCCACTCTTGATTAAGTCGTTCCAATGCTTCAGGCCCTGTATCATCAGCTAAACGATAGGCTCCGTAATGCATAGGGATAAAAAAGTCTCCTGACAATTCAAAAAACGCTCGTACCGCATCTTCTGGAGTAATATGAGAATCACTCATAAACCATTCTGGTTCATAGGCCCCAATTGGCATGAGGACATATTGAAGCTTAAATTTCTCAGCAATTTCTTGAAAACCACGAAAATAACCGGTATCTTCTACAAAATAAAAAGAAGTTTTCTCATTCTGTAGCACCCATCCACGCCAATGTGAGGTATTTGTATCAAATAAAGTACGTCTTGTCCAATGTTGTGCCGGAACAAAGGAAAGTGTCACTTCTCCTGCTTGAAAAGAATCCCACCAATTTGCTTCATATGTATGTTGATAGCCTCTTCTAACAAATACTTTTTTTAGCCCATGTGGTACATAAAAAGTCGGATTCCCTTTCAAACGTCGAATGGTACCAAAATCAAGATGATCATAATGGCCGTGTGAAATCACAACAACATCAATTTCAGGTAGATCCTCAAGTAATATACCAGGCTTTGTTTGTCTCTTTTGTACACCTTGTCTTTTTGCCCAAACGGGATCAGTTAAAATATTCAGGCCATTCAATTGCAGCAAAAACGTTGAATGGCCAATCCATGTAATTGAAGGATGAGAACTATTTGCTTGTAGTTGCTTAATCTGTTTCTGCTCTGCATGTGGAATTTGCTGTAATAAGTCTTTCTTTTTCTGGCGTCTTTCCTTCTGCCATTTCCAAAGATCCTTCATTGATTTCATGTTTGTTATCTAGATTCTCATAACGTTTTTTCATACCTTCATTCCTTTTCTAAAAACGAGAGAACACTCGCTAAATATTTTTGTACTTCTTGAACATGATGAGCGGCAGAATCTGCAATCTGTTTATAATGGTATTGCCCTTCGTCTGTAATACGTAAATAACGCTTCGTTCGCTTCTCACTTTCCCAGCGTCCAACAAGCAGCCCCATTTCCTCCATTTCATGAGACAGATCATACAGATACCCATTGCTTGCAATCCAACCAAATTTATGTTTGAGCAAATCCGCAATCTCTCCCATATAAATCGGTTTTTTTGAAAATAAAGTTTTCAGCGTCACATAACGAACTAAGTCTTTTACAGAAACAATTTTTGAAATATATGACCTATATTCTTCGGGAAGATCATGTGTAACTGCTGGATTAGGCCCTGATCCTGTTAAATCATATACAAACCGATCAATCACCAATTTGACTTCTGTAAAACGAGCAGAGAAATTATTTTGATACCATGCGAATAATTCTTTCCCTTTATCCGTAATTTGATAATAATTCCTTCTTTTTTCCGTGTATAATGAAAGATGATCGGATCCAACAAGTTGTTTGGCGATTTTACATAAATAGTCATAACTATGTACTTTTCCTGTAAAAGAGCTCTTTAATTCACCATGAATCGCCCGTGGATAATTTCTTTTTTTCGACAAAGAATGAAGTAAAAATAACGTTAAAAATTCTCTTTGACTCAATCCAATCGACTCAACAGAAGCAGTTAGCTTTTCTCCCTTCTCCATCCATACCCCTCCATAACATTTCTATCAGAAAACTCGCTAGAATATTTTTTTCTTAGTCTTAATTCCATTATCCTGTGTTGGAACAAAATAGTAAAGTATTTAGGTTAGTTCATGACAGGAACACTAGTTCTTGTTTTTTTATAGACAAAGCCTCACTAACTTCTATATAATAGAATGGAAATAAACGTTATGGTTGGATGACCTTAGGTAACGTTGTGCTTTAATAAAGGAGTGATTACATGAAACAACAAGCAACCCCCTATTTAATATTTAACGGAAATGCGAGACAAGCGTTAGAATTATACAAAGAAGTATTTCAAGGTGAAGTTGTTGAATTACAAACTTACGGTGAAGCGGATTTCCCAACTCCTCCAGAAGCTGATGATCTCATCATTCATGCGAAATTTAGAAAAGATTCTTTATTTCTTATGATTTCTGATGTGTCCCCTAACCAACCTTATGAGACTGGCAATAAC from Peribacillus asahii carries:
- a CDS encoding VOC family protein, yielding MKQQATPYLIFNGNARQALELYKEVFQGEVVELQTYGEADFPTPPEADDLIIHAKFRKDSLFLMISDVSPNQPYETGNNISLVLELESKEEIQHIYTQLSQKGSILMELQDTFWGAKYAKVQDPFGVIWDLNYTKA
- a CDS encoding pentapeptide repeat-containing protein, coding for MDNETAKNLRKSLKADCTSCFGLCCTALNVAASSDFAINKIAGTPCPNLQRDFRCKIHESLREKGFKGCTVFDCLGAGQKVSQVTFNGQSWQEHPEIAEKMFRVFPVMEQLYEMIAFIAEALTYEVSHSLQDKLNKQLEKLQSLTDMDADSLLSLNIVECRIPVNELLLETSEYIRNELSSKVFAIKKGKKYRGVDWVGKNLTGKDLRTTDLRGAYLIAADLRNSDLRGVDFIGADLRDANLNGANLSTSMFLTQMQVNSAKGNSKTILPTHIQKPSHWTN
- a CDS encoding acyl-CoA dehydrogenase family protein translates to MPFFQSKEQEDYINSLNAAIQLFSERAEALDESRGFPFENMKELKEFGYPTLTLAKEYGGSGGSLYDFLLAQEAIATQCGPTALAIGWHVGTVLSLTEKKPWNSDVLDEFFQEVAKGAIVNTAATEPNSGSPTRGARPETIATKQGNQWSITGRKTFTTLSYILDIILVTAWIPEEEIMGTFLIHRNLDGVSIEETWDMVSMQGTGSHDLVLQDVAVPEKYLVVRQQPGKKQGEGWLLHIPACYLGIAAAARNYAVEFAKTYKPNSLPSPIRDLPNVQRTIGEIELELAEARHFLYSVAEKWEQQPEQRPFLMKELGAVKHSVTNHAISVVDKAMRVVGAKSLQRNNPLQRYYCDVRAGLHNPPMDDATITLLAKSALYD
- a CDS encoding helix-turn-helix transcriptional regulator; its protein translation is MEKGEKLTASVESIGLSQREFLTLFLLHSLSKKRNYPRAIHGELKSSFTGKVHSYDYLCKIAKQLVGSDHLSLYTEKRRNYYQITDKGKELFAWYQNNFSARFTEVKLVIDRFVYDLTGSGPNPAVTHDLPEEYRSYISKIVSVKDLVRYVTLKTLFSKKPIYMGEIADLLKHKFGWIASNGYLYDLSHEMEEMGLLVGRWESEKRTKRYLRITDEGQYHYKQIADSAAHHVQEVQKYLASVLSFLEKE
- a CDS encoding AAA family ATPase, whose protein sequence is MSKVNHQSIIQFSKTSIESAPQYYNYAFAIHNIQKKLTEETGKEFQLFSDGETSNEIWEVLEEDLIIHPDRVQSLATVYDCVEAGVISSNHNDKQMEFLVKASINNHLYYYPDYQIALVRMPIYQAHDNMEHDYVFAENEQVLGNFLTYVLKRKREYIKDYVTVFIDTEDGVENEKEKITNLVTREDVFLEESMKKQIYRSIDEFFTNSGEFFKTYQIPYKRGILLYGKPGNGKTTLVKSIANSISAPVAYWQITEYTTSYSIKEVFSSVAKMAPMVLVIEDIDSMPEEVRSVFLNTLDGATSKEGIFLIGTTNYPEKIDPALINRSGRFDRAYEIKGPTQEMRYQYLLKKNITNLISKKDLTLIANSTDGFSFAQLNEVYNAVALQWHYEQQVDVLDICNELKADNRKSKELSWDSDSETKVGFNF
- a CDS encoding MBL fold metallo-hydrolase, which gives rise to MKSMKDLWKWQKERRQKKKDLLQQIPHAEQKQIKQLQANSSHPSITWIGHSTFLLQLNGLNILTDPVWAKRQGVQKRQTKPGILLEDLPEIDVVVISHGHYDHLDFGTIRRLKGNPTFYVPHGLKKVFVRRGYQHTYEANWWDSFQAGEVTLSFVPAQHWTRRTLFDTNTSHWRGWVLQNEKTSFYFVEDTGYFRGFQEIAEKFKLQYVLMPIGAYEPEWFMSDSHITPEDAVRAFFELSGDFFIPMHYGAYRLADDTGPEALERLNQEWERQR